gagaccatcctggccaacatgatgaaaccctgtctttactaaaactacaaaaattagctgggcgtggtggcacatgcctatagtgccagctactcaggaggcagaggcaggagaatagcttgaacccgagaggtggaggttgcagtgagccgaaatcatgccactgcactccagcctgggcagcagagggagacttcatcttaaaaaaaaaaaaaaaaaaaaaagtaatacatgctGACCAGCAGCTCCCTTTGTCTCCGTCTCTCTCCCGCCAGGAGCCAACTCCAGCTTGACGGGCAGTGGGGGTCCGTTGCTATGGGAGACCCAGCTGGGCCTGGCCTTCCTGAGGGGCCTCAGCTACCGCAATGGAGCCCTGGTGGCCACCAAGGCTGGGTACTACTACATCTACTCCAAGGTACAGCTGGGCGGCGTAGGCTGTCCGCAGGGCCTGGCCAGCACCGTCACCCACGGCCTGTACAAGCGTACGCCCCGCTATCCTGAGGAGCTGGAGCTGCTGGTCAGCCAGCAGTCACCCTGCAGACAGGCCACCAGCAGCTCCCGCGTCTGGTGGGACAGCAGCTTCCTGGGTGGTGTGATACACCTGGAGGCTGGGGAAGAGGTGGTCGTCCGTGTGCTGGATGAGCGCCTGGTCCGACTCCGTGATGGCACCCGGTCTTACTTCGGGGCTTTCATGGTGTGAAGGAAGGAGCATCATTGTGCCTTGGACAGTGGTCTGACAGGTGGAGGCCTCGGAGGCTGCCTCAGGGGACAGaaaacttgggaagcagaggccgggcatggtggctgatgcctgtaatcccagcactttgggaagccaaggtgggcagatcacctgaggtctggagttcgagaccagtctggccaagatggcgaaacccatctctactaaaaatacaaaacttagccgaaCATGGTtgtgctgcctgtaatcccagctactcgggaggctgaagcaggagaattttgcttgaacctgggagatggaggttgcagtgagccgagatcacatcagtgcactccaacctgggcaacagatcgagacttctttcttaaaaaaagaaaaaaaagaaaactcaggtcTTGGAGGACACCCCAAAACTCAAAGGCGGAAAGCTCAGTGGGCACTGCCAGGGACCAAAAACTCAGCTATCTCGAGGGCTGAGGACCCAGGAGGCACCTTCAGAACACCCATGTAGACTGCAGACCCTGCCACGGACAATACTAAGTCAAAGACCCAGAGACCTGGGGTCTGTGGGCCCCCAAACGTTGGGTAAAGTTGATTTGCCTGATATTCAGGAagaaggggtgaggggtgggtATTTATGCTTTTGATTCAGAAGAAAATAGGACTTGGGATTCCAGGGACTTGGCTGTGGGTGGAAAACGTTCTCCACTTCCCTACTCTCATGAGCACGGACAGGGTGGGCGGGAGACTGGTCATCAGGActcagcccagccccaccccacctaCAGTCAGAGTCACATACTCAGATCCCACCCACAGATTTGTGGCCACACCTCAGCCTGGTCACAAAGAGTTACACTCAGAGACACGGGCACAGCAATATACTCATAAGTGTTTAATAACCAGCTGTCCTGCAAGAGGAACAGCGTCGTaatgtttgccaatttccatggtgtaaatgctACCAGCATGGCTGATTTCATCACTGCCAAGCATAGACATCCCACTGGGACACCACAGCTCTGTCCTCGGCAtgcagcccagggcctggcacaaagctgatggaaaggaagaaagaaagaatgactcTACCGTCACACCTATGGCATCCCACGAAATCTGTCACACGGCTGTGAAATAGCCACTCTTTCACAACTAtagactcacacacacaaagggcCAGATTCATGCACAACCGCACCATCATGTGGAAGTCACAGACGGCATCACAGACAGCCGCAGTGCTGTGTGCATGTTATAACACAACCACACAACACTCAGACTATAGCCCAGCCACACAGCCACCCCCAGGGGTGTCACCATCACACTTGGTAATTAATACTCGTTACATCAGACACAGACATGCCAAGTTATAGTCAGACCTGGtaacacacgcatacacacacacacacacacacaacatcaCAATGGCaaacacacattacacacacacacatcacaatgACAAACACACATTATAAAACACATTACAATGACAAACAcacattgcacacacacacacatcacagtgacaaacacacagcactgcacacatatacacacagccCGAGGGTCCTCCCCAGCCCAGACTCACACATCTTGGGATGAGGACCACTTTGTTTATAACCCTGGGCCTCTTGACCACTGGTCTTTGAAATAAATGGCAAATCACTGTACCTGGATCTGTCTAGTTCTTAGGGGGAGAAATTTTAAGAAGGATGGGGTGGAAGTGTCAGGCCCAAAGAGCCTCACAGGGAAGGGGAAGAGTCGAATGGGGGGCAACCATCAGCAACAGGTGGTGGCTCCTAGAGGCAGAGGGATGGAGGTAATGACCCATGGAGgtcatgttacagatgaggaacctgaacTCAGTTGGCCCAAGTCCATGGAGGAAATGGGGGAGCAACCAGAGACCTCACCTGGATCTGCCTTCCTCTCCAGTCCACAATTCCTGAGGAAGTGGAGGCTACATCCCACAAGACACCCTTATCAGACACACCCAGGAGAAAGTGACAGCCCACCAAGCCAGCTGGGAGCATAAAAAACAGGGAGCTTGCGGCCGGGGGGGCGGGGAATGATGTGCATGCAAATGAGCATTGCCACAGTGTGGCTGGCGGGAATCCTTCGTTCCCAGGATTCTAGGATGTGGGTTTGGACCTCACAGGTGAACgcattgttattgttttgttgttgtcgttaaTGACAAGTCAAAACTTGTggatttttattgctattgccAGTAGTATTCTTGTCACTGTCGCACAGTACAGGGGTGAAGGAAACAGGCTTTGCAATCAGATGAGCCTGGGTTCTGAGTCCactctgccactcactagctctgtgacctcaAGCAACTTCCATCgcctctcagtgcctcagtttcctcatcggtAAACTGCTTAGAGGGAAACAACACTACAGATTGGCCATCCcaaattcaaaatgctccaaaatctaggctgggcgtggtggctcatgcctgtaaccccagcactttgggaggtgaaagtGGACAGATaacccgaggtcaggagtctgagaccagcctggccaacatggtaaaactccatctcaactaaaaatataaaatattagctcactgtggtggtgggcgcctgtaatcccagctactcaggaggctgaggcagaagaatcacttgaacccaggaggcagaggttgcagtcagccgagatcacaccattgcactccagcctgggtgacagagcgagattccatctcataaaaaaaaaaaaaaaaaaaaaaaaggctccaaaatctgaaacattttgagCACCAATATGCCCAAAGTGGGAAATTCCACAACTCAACACatgtcagaggttacagtggaaatgcaggcacgcaccacaaagTTTACTCAGCATCCCCAAGGGAAAGTCCCATCAGCTGCTATCAATCTTTTCCTCACATGCCAGATCAGTATCTCATTTTTACAGTTAAGTCCTTCTGTGTGAGTAGGTGGAGGAAAATGACTGCTGGTTAGTAGTATATACATGCAGTCTGGAAAGATGGTGATGCTGGCCGgaggcagtgactcacacctgtcatcccagctctttgggattccagctgaggtgggtcgatcacttgaggtcaggagtttgagaccagcatggccaacgtggtgaaacctcatctctactaagatacaaaagTAGCCGAGCgcggtgtcaggtgcctgtaatcccagctactcaggagactggggtaggtgaatcgcttgaacccaggaggtggaggttgcagtgagccgagatggcgctactgcactccagcctaggcaacagagcaaaactctgtctcaaataaaaattaaataaatataattaataaataaaaggaacGATAGTGATGCTGAACAACCACAGATTGTCCACATGGGTGGCTGACACGGTGACCTTTGCTTCCAAATGGTTCAATGTACACCAACTTTGTATCATGtgcaaaattattaaaactattggatgaaattaccttcaggctatgtgtacaAGGTatgtatgaaacataaatgaatgttctttttttgagactgatctcACTCTGTaagccaggctggagcgcagtgttgcgatcttggctcactgaaacctctgcctcccgggttcaagtgattttcctgcctccgcctcctgagtagctgggattacaggcgctggtcaccagacccagctaatttttttttcttagtcaagacggggtttcaccatgttggccaggctggttttgaacgctcagcctcaggtgatccaacccccttggcctcccaaagtgctgagattataggtgtgaaccatctCGCCCAGCCTATTCAAGTCCTAGGCATCTTGCGTGAGTTACACATTTACATACAGGGGCTTCAGGCAGGAGCTGTTACTGTCTGCACATTTGAGATGCAGAACTGTGACCCGAGAGAGGCAGAGATGTCCTTTCCCTCTGCCTTGGGTACGCAGTGGATTCAGAGCTGTTTCCTGCCTCCGAGCCCTTGCTGGGCTGGTGGGAGGTAGGGGAGCCCCCAGTGTCCGGCCCCAGCCCCCGCTGGAGTTTCCTTCACTCTCATCATGGTCTTCTGTCTCTGTGGCTttgatgaggaaaccaaggtgtGGGGACAGTGTATTGATAAAAGTCACCAGTAGCTACCAACTTCCACCTGGGGATGGAACCTTTTGCTAAGTTTAGCCTCCAAAAATCATTCTGAGAGCGGTCCCTCAGCCTGGAGGGGCAGGAGAgcgaggaaggagaggaaggtgaggaggaggatgaacagagaggggaaaggaggagaCCCCGGAAGGGAGGAGGTCGGAGAGGGAAAGAAGGCGAAAGAGCCAGAGGAGTGGGCAGGGGAAAGGGGatagaaggaaaagagaggaggggagggaagacgGAGGGGAGGAAAAGGTGGAAGGAGAACAAGGAAGAGCCCCGCAAAGACAGAAGCCAGTACAACGAGAGACCTTAGACCCAGATCTGACTTGCAATAAGATTGAGGGGCGGAGAGCTGCTCAACCTGCCACTAACCCAGTTCTGACTTCTGAGAAGTTTATCTGCTTCATTTCCgctttcacctcctgggctcctcaCCCACGGCCACTGTCGACTCTTCCTCAGGACCCGAAGTCCTCACCTACTCCCACCCCTCTGGGCAGGAAATCCTCCCCATCTCTTCATCTCTTGCCAAGACCAAAAAGTGGTAGAAGTCAAAGAGCAATGAGGAGaagataaattattattactattattatcattattgagaCTGTGTCTcgttctgtctctcaggctggagtgcagtggcacaatccgggctcactgcaacctctgcctcccagattcaagcaattcccctgcctcagcctcccgagtagctgggattacaggtatgcgtcaccacgccggctaattttgtatttttagtagagacggggtttctccatgttgatctcTGGCTGGTTTCAAAGCTGCATCCTTGCAGAGAAACGGGATGGTTCTTATACAGGAGCTTGATGTCCAGAGGCAAGAGTCAATTAagcaaggtttttttgttttttgttttgttttgttttgtttttgagacagagtcttgctctgtcaccaggctagagtgcaatggcaagatctcggctcactgcaacctctgcctcccggttggTTCAAGGGAAtcccctgcatcagcctcccaagtagctgggactacaggcatgagccaccacacccagctagttttttgtatttttagtagagaggggttttcaccatgttggccaggatggtcttgatctcctgaccttgtgatccacccacctcggcctcccaaagtactggaattacaggtttgagccaccacgcccagctgtaatcaaggttttttgtttttttgttttgttttgttttggttttatgagacagagtttcgctcttgttacccaggctggagtacaatggcacgatctccgctcaccacaacctccacctcctgggttcaggcaattctcctgcctcagcctcctgagtagctggaattacaggcacgcgccaccatggccagctgatttttttgtatttttagtagagacggggtttcaccatgttgaccaggatggtctcgatctcttgacctcgtgatccacccgcctcggcctcccaaagtgctgggattacaggcttgagcctccgcgcccggcctcaaggtTTCTTAAGCCAGCTTTAGTGCACATCTGAGAAAATCCCCAGCCACAGACACCTACCTCTGTGGttgtttttctgaagaatttcAGGAGGtctcatattttcatatttacacatttcccttttttttttttttttttttttttgagatggagttttgtgcCATCTCGCCATCTGGCAGTGGtgtgctcacggcaacctccacccccccgggttcaagggattgtTCACTCTATTTCCACAACTTCTGCAAAGTATCAAATCCACAGTGACAAGATCCTTGCTTCTTACAGATAGATAATTAGGAGTATACAGTGGTGATATGTGCATATCTCTATTGCCAGATCATGCCACAGAGCACCAACGCTCTTCTACCACTGTAAAGAGCCATCAGCCCCTCTCAGTTTAATCAGATTATACAGCCAATTTCAGAAGTCCGAGAAGCAATTCAGAAAGCTCATGCTTTCTCTggaaccacctttttttttttttttgagctggggtctcactttgttacttACTtatgctggagtgcaacagcgtgatcatagctcactgcagccttgaactccttggctcaatggattttcccatctcagccttccaagaagctatAACTACAGATGCatactgccacacccagctgatttaaaaattttttttaggtctcgttaagttgcctaggctggttcgAATTCCtagcctccagcaatcctcctgcctcagcctcccagaatgctgagatttCTGGCATGAGTCATCACACGCAGTCTAGAATAACtcttggtaccaaaatctgtgttaatctgtgtgtgtgtacgcgtatgtgtacatgtgtgtacatgtgcgtgtgtgtatgtatgcgtgtgtgcgcacgtgtgcgtgcgtgtgcgtgtgtgtgtgctcatgtgtgcgtgcatgtacgtgtgtacgtgtgtgcgtgtgtgtgcgtgtgtacgtgtgtgtgtacgtgtgtgtgtgtgtacatagcAAACATTGGGGGTCTTTCAGCAGAGGACTGATGTGATTAGAAGAGGGGATTCGCAGTACCTTGTTAGGAAGGGGTGATTCATGAAGAGAGAGGATGCTGATTGGAGAAGGAACAGCAGGCTCCAGCATCAAAGTTGGAAGGGAGGTTGTGAGGTAGGGAGACAAAAAGATAAGCTCAGACTTCCTCCGTAAGGCCTCTCCTCAATGTCACCCACATCCCATCTCCTCCATTCCTAGTGTCCACTCCTGGGGCTGCATTCCTCCAGCCCTGAGCACACAGAGCTAAAAGCGTCTCGTCCAGCTGTGACTCCCCCACTCACCCCAGAGGATCCTCAAAAAAACAGCCTGGACATGAGTTATTCTAGGGTCCTCCACACCCAGTGAGGGGTCCAGAAAAAACGTTCTTCAGGATTTCTGCAAAGGGAGAGAGCTCAGCGGTCTGAGGCCATGGAAGGCCAGATGAGGATCAGGAAGATCCCGGTGAATGGGGAGGAAATTCAGGGCCATCACTGGTCTAAGGCTGCAGTAGAGGGTGACCATGGCAGGGGGGTcgcagaagaaactgaggcagggcaaGGGGAGATTGTAAATGCCAGGGTAAAGAATTGTGGTGTTGGCCgggtgcggaggctcacgcctgtaatcccagcactgtgggaggccaaggcgggcagatcacctgaggcagtgagttcaagaccagcgtgaccaacatagtgaaactccatctctactaaaagtacaaaaaaaaaaaaaaaaaaaaaagccaggcattgtagcgcatgcctgtaatcccagctactcaggaggctgaggcaggagaatcacttgaacccgggaggcggagattgcagtgagccaagatctcgccattgccctcgagcctgggcaaaaagagcgggaaaaactccatctcaaaaaaaaagaattatggtGTCGGTTACAGGCAATAGGGAGCCTCTGCCATTAACACCACAGGGAGCAGCATTTAACCAATGATGGATGGGATTTAGTGGATAAATACCCAGTTTCCCTGTCCCCAGGGTGGGACAGCTCCAAGACAGTCTACACAGTCACCCGAAGTCCGCAGTGGGCAGCCTCTAGCAGACACCTGTGCACTAAAACACCCTGTATTACTTCCTACCCATACCTCTTCTTGCATTTCCGGGGAATGCCTTTGTGGAGTACAGACCCCGGGGTGATTTCCCAGTAATTCCCACCTCCCGGCATCCATGCCTTTAGTTCAGCAGAATctgacttgcttctaaccaacAGATCACAAAGGCGGTGGGgtgtgtggtggctcgcaccagtaatcctcacactttgggaggccaaggcaggaggattgcttgagcccaggaactggagaccagcctgggcaacatagtgagacctccatctctaccaaaaaaaaaaaaaaaaaaattgtttttaattagctaggcatggtggcacatgcctgtagtcccagctactcagggagccaaggcaggaggataacttgtgttcaggagttcaagaacagcctgagcaacatagcaagtccctggctctacaaaaaaaaaaaaaaaaaaaaaaaaattaaattagccagttggccgggcacagtggcttatgcctgtaatcctagcactttggtaggctgaggcaggtgaatcacaaggtcaggagttcgagaccagcctggccaacatggtgaaactccgtctctaataaaaaatgaGCTAGGTATGGtgttgggtacctgtaatcccagctacttaggaggctgaggcaggagaatcacttgaccctgggagggggaggttgcagtgagccaagatcgtgccactgcactccagcctgggtgacagagcaagactctgtcccagggaaaaaaaaaagttagccgggtgtagtggcacaggcctgtagtcccagctactcaggaagctgaagcaggaggatcgcttgatttcaggagttcaagaccagcatgggcaacatagcaagaccctggctctacaaattaattaattaattaatttttttgagacagagtctcactctgttgcccaggctggagtacagtgccagcatctcagctcattgcaacctccacctcccgggttcaagcctcagcctcccaagtagctgggattataggcgtgtgccaccacacacagctaatttttgtattttcagtagttacagggtttcgctatgttggccaggctgatctcgaactcctgacctcaggtgatccaccacctcggcctcccaaagtgctgggttaacaggcatgagccaccatgcccagcctacaatttaaaaaattgccaggtgtggtggcacacgcctgtagtcccagctactcaggaggctggggtgggaggattgcttgatcccaggaatttgaggctgcagtaagctatgatcacaccactgcactccagtctggccaacagaatgagatgctatctcgattaaaaaataaaagtttttttaagttcatttattttttattttatttttttgagacggagtctctgttgcccaggctggagtgcaatggcggaatctcgactcactgcaacctccacctcccaggttcaagcctcagcctcccgaggacctgggattccaggcgaccgccactgcacctagctaatttttctatttttagtggagacggggtttcaccatcttgaccaggctgatcttgaactcctgacttcatgatccacccacttgagccttccaaagtgctaggattacaggcatgagccaccacacctgacccaaaacaaaagtttaaaagatgGCAGAGGTGATGGGCTGTCGATCCTTTGATTAGGTTACATTGTATAGGACTATCAGACTGGAATGAGAGGTTCCCTGATGACCTTGAAGAAGCACACTGCCAGTTGTGAACTACCCATGGAAAGGGGTCACGCGACACAGAATTACAGGAAGCCTCTAAATGCTGGAGCCTCAATCCCACCACCACAAGGAACAGAATTCTGCCAACAACAGCCAGCTGGGCTTGGAAAAGGACTCCAGACTCCAGAAAGGAATGTAGTCCAGCTGACGTCTCCATTGTGGTCTTACGAAACCCTCCTCGGAGCGCTCAATTAAACTGTACCTGGACTTCGTTTgtctgtttgagatggagtcttggctcattgaaacctccacctcccaggttcaagcaattctcctgcctcagcctcccgagtagctaggactacaggcatacaccaccacacccagctaatttttatatttttagtagagatggggtttcaccatcttggccaagatggtctagctctcttgatctcgtgatcgcccgcctcggcctcccaaagtgctgagattacagacgtgagccacatcCCCCggcctttcttttgtttgttttttgagacagggtcttattttgtcgcccaggctgtagtgcagtgatgtgatctttgctcattgcaaactccacctcctgagttcaagtgattctcctgcctcagcctcccgtgtagctgggattacaggcacccactaccatacTCGGctagtttttatacttttagtagagactgggtttcactgtgttggccaggctggtcttgaactcctgacctcaggtgatctgcctgcttcggcatcccaaagtgctggggttacagacatgagcctgtACCTGGACTTCTGACTTATGATGCTGAGATAATGATAGATGTGGGTTGCCTTAAGCTGCcagatttgaaaagaaagaaaaagaaaggcagcgCCTTTTCTGCTGCCCCTAGCCCCCGTTCAGGAGGCTGATTTTCAGCCGAATGAAGGCACAGGAAGCTCTTTGAGGCAGTCTGTGGCTTCCAATATACCCAAAGCCACTATTGAGTCACTTCCTTTTTTGGACACCTGCCGCTTCTCTGGTCTCCGTTGTGGGGAGCAGTCCAAGCCCCTTCTATCTTTGGGTTCCCCTAAAAATCCTCTGGGGAACTTTCCATGTTTCTGGAGCTCCACCTACAAAGCAGGGTATAGGAACTTTCCTCCCTGTTCTGGGCTGCCCTGTGTTCCCATGAAATGTAGACACTGGAGTCCTCACCCCAGCACCTCAGAATTTGACTGCATTTGAAGACTCAATCTTCAAAAAGGTAATTAACTTAACATGAGGTCCTTTAGATGAGCTCCAATCCAGTAAGACTAGGGTCTCTATAAGAAGAGGGCCAGGCGCGATgactcatgccttaatcccagcattttaggaggccgaggcgggtctattgcttgaagtcaggagttcgagaccagcctggccaacacagagaaaccccatctttactaaaaatacaaaaaaaaagtacccaggtgtggtggcaggtgcctgtaatcccagctgctagggaggctgaagcaggagaattgcttgaaaccgggaagcagaggttgcagtgggccgagatcatgtcattgcattccagcctgggcagcagaagcgaaattccatctcaaaaaaaaaaaagaggggattAGGACAGGGACACAGAAAAAGGGACCATCCTATAAAGGCAcagggcgtggtagctcatgtaatctcagcactttgggagtccaaggcgggagaactgcttgaactcaggggttcgaggctgcagcgagctatgatcataccactgcgctccagcagcctgggtgacagagaaagacaatgtctctaaaaataaaggttaaaaaaatcacAGGGAGAAGGCTGGTTAAACTGACTTTggactctggcctccagaactttaAGGTAATAGACTTctgtggctggacacagtggcgatggctcatgtctgtaatcccagcactttgggaggctgaggggggcagatcacctgagtcgggagttcaagaccagcctgaccaatatggagaaaccccaagtctactaaaaatacaaatttagccgggtgtgttggtgtgcgcctgtaatcccagctacttgggagactgaggcaggagaatctcttgaacccgggaggcagaggttgcagtgagctgagatcgtgctattgcactccagcctgagcaacaagagtgaaactgtttcaaaaaaaaaaaataataataataataataatagacttGTGTTGTTTTCTTTGGTAAGAGAAAggcagtcatccaggctggagtgcagtgacacgatcatagctcactgcagcctcaaactcttgggctcaaacaatcctcccacctcagcctcccaagttgctgggactacaggtgcgtgccactgcacccaactaatttttaaattgttttgtagagtcGGAGTCTTGCTAAGTTGCTCTGGCCTGTCTTAAAGTcctgcctcaagcaattctcccaccttggcctctcaaagcgctgggactaaaggcatgcaccaccatgcctggctactttttttatttttcttttttgtagagatggggtatcactacattgcccaggacggcctcgaactcctggcttctcACGAcactcccacctcggcctcccaaagtgctgggactgcagacgtgagccactgtgccccgcccatTTGtactattttaagccactaagtgtgTGGCAATTAGTTACGATAGCAATAGAAAAATGGTGGGGTTGAGTAGCACACCACAGCACGCACCATCGCTCACCCTATGCCACTCGGATTCATTtgggtttctttgtttgcttttgttttgagatgaagtctcactctgtcacgtaggctggagtgcagcggcatgatctcagctcacggcaacctccacctcccaggttcaatcaattctcctgcctcagcctcctgagtagctgggattacaggcacctgccaccacgccccgctaattttttgtatttttagtagaaacggagtttcaccatgttggccaggctggtctcaagctcctggcctcaggtgatcctcccaacttggccttccaaagtgctgggattacaggcgtgagccaccgcaccccgcccggattcatttgttttataaagaG
This genomic interval from Saimiri boliviensis isolate mSaiBol1 chromosome 14, mSaiBol1.pri, whole genome shotgun sequence contains the following:
- the TNFSF14 gene encoding tumor necrosis factor ligand superfamily member 14 — encoded protein: MEESVVRPSVFVVDGQTDIPFTRLGQTRRRLSCRPAPVGLGVLVSLMGAGLAVQGWFLLQLHWRLGEMVARLPDEGAGSWEQLIQERRSHQVNPAAHLTGANSSLTGSGGPLLWETQLGLAFLRGLSYRNGALVATKAGYYYIYSKVQLGGVGCPQGLASTVTHGLYKRTPRYPEELELLVSQQSPCRQATSSSRVWWDSSFLGGVIHLEAGEEVVVRVLDERLVRLRDGTRSYFGAFMV